DNA sequence from the Chitinispirillales bacterium ANBcel5 genome:
CATCCTCTATATTCTATCCCATTATTATTTAAAAGAGATATTGCATGGTCAGGATATCTAACCCCATGAATCGCACATCTCAACCCCAATGTACTTACTGGTTTAAAAAGATATTCTTCCAACTCTTTAGTTCTTTCATCATCTCCCCAGTTTCCTATCCAGGCAATGTCTCCATCTGTCTTTTGAGTTTCTATTGGTTTGAATGTTCTAATGTCAGCCGCTTCGTGCCATACCCATGCCTTCTGTATCCATGATTTTTCAAGGTAAATATCTCTAACTACTTTACCAAAAGCCAAAACGCCATCGTAATAAGAGAGATCATAATCTTCCATTTCTGATGGTGCTGTCACAGACCGATGATGAGTATCATGAAATAGTATTCTTAATCGAGGTAATGCCCGCCTGTATTTTCCTATACGTCGTACTAATTCCGGATGGTTCCATTCATGAACTATAACTAAATCTACACCATCGAGTTCTTTTCCCAGGTCTATTTCTTGTAAATTATACTTTCTACTCTTAAGATCCGGAAAAAATTCATCATAACCTTTAAATACCCCTTCTCCTTGAGCTCTAACAAGATTTGAAAGACTCCAACTATTCTCTGGTTCAAAAAGTAAAACTTCATGCCCTCTACTCTTTAACTCAGAAGCAATCCCTCTTAAAAAGTGGGCGTTTCCATGATTCCAATCTGAGATAAACGAATGAGCAAAAAAGGCTATGCGCATAACGTTTTCTCCCTATGATTACTGTTAAATTTATTGCGATCTATTAATTCCTGATATAAATCCAAATACGAATACACCATGCGAGATACAGAAAACTGCAGTGCACGTTGCCTTGCTCTCTCTCCGTATTCCCTGCGTATCCATGGTTTGTGTATCAACATCTGTAACGTATCCTGTAGTTGTTCACCATCTTCAGGATCAACAAAAAAAGCACTGTCTCCCCAAACTTCTCTTAAGCTTGCTATATTTCCCAAAACAAGTGCACATTCACATAATGCAGCCTCTAAAACAGATAATCCGAAGGGTTCGTATCTGGCTGGTAAAACATATATCGAAGCGCTTCCCATCCATTGTCCAACTTCAAAAGGAGTACATCGACCAAGCCAGTGCACATCACCTTTACTAATTTCATCTATCCCCTCACCAGCAACAAGGACCTGCCATGGTAATCGATGTGCTATGGATGCTAAAGTTCTAATGTTTTTCCCCTCATCCCAAAGCCTTCCCGCTGTAAGGATATATGGATCTTTTATTTTGGGCACAAATAAATGTCTGTTTCTTCCGTTAAAAATTACCTTGCCGCGAAAAGACACTTTGTAATTGGAACTTAGTGAATCTAACATATCTTTTGATGGAGCGACTATATAATCCACCCCCTCTAGTCCCCTTGAAACACTCTCTTTATATTGACTCCACTGTTCGCTTTCTGGATCCTTATTTTTAACAGCTCTATACCAGGAATACACACAAGAGTGTGCCACAATAAGGGAAGGAATATTCCATTTTACAGAACCGTAGGAAAAGCCGTTTAAATGTACGATATCAGGAGCAATAAACTCAGCGATTGAAGAAAGCCACTCTTTAGTCTGATCAACATCGCTCCAGGGATCATTCATCCATTCTAATTTATACCTACTCTCAAATAATTGTAGATTAGAAAGTCCAGAAATTTCGCTTCTTTGAG
Encoded proteins:
- a CDS encoding glycosyltransferase produces the protein MRIAFFAHSFISDWNHGNAHFLRGIASELKSRGHEVLLFEPENSWSLSNLVRAQGEGVFKGYDEFFPDLKSRKYNLQEIDLGKELDGVDLVIVHEWNHPELVRRIGKYRRALPRLRILFHDTHHRSVTAPSEMEDYDLSYYDGVLAFGKVVRDIYLEKSWIQKAWVWHEAADIRTFKPIETQKTDGDIAWIGNWGDDERTKELEEYLFKPVSTLGLRCAIHGVRYPDHAISLLNNNGIEYRGWIANYMVPSLFSRFKMTVHIPRKPYVEKLPGIPTIRPFEALSCAIPLICSPWDDCEKMFTEGEDYLMARDGKEMKKLILEVLNNQELRESLATKGRNTILQRHTCRHRVDELMDICSEIGIKIENNRSNNETRVI
- a CDS encoding glycosyltransferase family 4 protein, with the translated sequence MKRLLITTDTVGGVWSYTVELVSALHKLGFEIALASMGKKLNRAQRSEISGLSNLQLFESRYKLEWMNDPWSDVDQTKEWLSSIAEFIAPDIVHLNGFSYGSVKWNIPSLIVAHSCVYSWYRAVKNKDPESEQWSQYKESVSRGLEGVDYIVAPSKDMLDSLSSNYKVSFRGKVIFNGRNRHLFVPKIKDPYILTAGRLWDEGKNIRTLASIAHRLPWQVLVAGEGIDEISKGDVHWLGRCTPFEVGQWMGSASIYVLPARYEPFGLSVLEAALCECALVLGNIASLREVWGDSAFFVDPEDGEQLQDTLQMLIHKPWIRREYGERARQRALQFSVSRMVYSYLDLYQELIDRNKFNSNHREKTLCA